In Thermus antranikianii DSM 12462, one genomic interval encodes:
- the dprA gene encoding DNA-processing protein DprA translates to MDPLALALLPGIGPKRLLEILAERNPLSSLKKRFPQAATGLPQAERQAWRERERAEALGARILGLWEEAFPEGLRRLPQPPTHLYVQGDLPEEGKAVAIVGTRKASTWALSFTRKLARELSEAGLCVVSGLARGVDREAHLGALEGGGSTLGVLGSALDRIYPPEHRELARKVALVSEFPFGTGPKPEFFPRRNRIIAGLVRAVIVVEAPMESGALITARYALELGKEVLAVPGRPTDANSLGTNRLIQDGAYPVLSAEDVLSYLGFSGKPRRAVELSQEEEGLYALLRQGEALPEDLAQALGVPAEKVLSLLTLLELKGLAQALPGGRYGAL, encoded by the coding sequence GTGGATCCCTTGGCCCTGGCCCTGCTTCCCGGCATCGGTCCCAAGCGGCTTCTTGAGATTTTGGCGGAGCGAAATCCCCTTTCTTCTTTAAAAAAGCGCTTTCCCCAGGCGGCAACGGGGCTTCCCCAAGCGGAAAGGCAGGCCTGGAGGGAAAGGGAGCGGGCGGAGGCCTTGGGGGCGCGCATCCTGGGCCTTTGGGAAGAGGCCTTTCCCGAGGGGCTTAGGAGGCTTCCCCAACCTCCCACCCACCTTTATGTGCAAGGGGATCTTCCGGAGGAGGGGAAGGCGGTGGCCATCGTGGGCACCAGGAAAGCCTCCACCTGGGCGCTTTCCTTCACCCGCAAACTTGCCCGGGAGCTTTCCGAGGCCGGGCTTTGCGTGGTCTCGGGCCTGGCCAGGGGGGTGGACCGGGAAGCCCACCTCGGGGCCCTGGAGGGAGGTGGATCCACCCTGGGGGTTTTGGGAAGCGCCTTGGACCGCATCTATCCTCCCGAGCACCGGGAGCTGGCCCGGAAGGTGGCCCTGGTTTCCGAGTTTCCCTTCGGCACCGGACCCAAGCCGGAGTTTTTCCCGAGAAGAAACCGCATCATCGCAGGGCTGGTGCGGGCGGTGATCGTGGTGGAGGCCCCCATGGAATCCGGGGCCCTCATCACTGCCCGGTATGCCCTGGAACTGGGCAAGGAGGTTTTGGCGGTGCCGGGCCGTCCCACGGATGCGAACTCCTTGGGAACCAACCGCCTCATCCAGGATGGGGCCTATCCGGTGCTTTCCGCGGAGGACGTTCTTTCCTACCTGGGGTTTTCCGGGAAGCCCAGAAGGGCGGTGGAGCTTTCCCAGGAGGAGGAGGGGCTTTATGCCCTCCTTAGGCAAGGTGAAGCCCTACCCGAGGACCTGGCCCAGGCCTTGGGGGTTCCTGCGGAAAAGGTGCTTTCCCTCCTCACCCTGCTGGAGCTTAAGGGGCTGGCCCAGGCTTTGCCTGGGGGGAGGTATGGGGCACTCTAG
- a CDS encoding HesA/MoeB/ThiF family protein: MWTKEELDRYHRQMILPQVGPEGQERLKRSSVVVVGAGGLGVPVLQYLVAAGVGRIGIVEMDRVELSNLHRQVLYTTEDVGKPKALAAKERLLALNPLVQIDTYPVRLTSENALEILKPYDLVIDASDNFPTRYLVNDACVLLGKPLVYGAIYQFDGQAAVFHHLTPEGEMGPCYRCLFPKPPPPGSVPSCAEAGVFGVLPAVVGSLMAAEALKVLLGIGKPLAGALLLYDALEAQFRKLSLRRNPACPVCGDHPTQRELIDYEAFCGL; encoded by the coding sequence ATGTGGACCAAGGAGGAGTTGGACCGGTACCACCGCCAGATGATCCTGCCCCAGGTGGGCCCCGAGGGGCAGGAAAGGTTGAAGCGCTCCTCCGTGGTGGTGGTGGGGGCCGGAGGCCTAGGGGTGCCGGTCCTGCAGTACCTGGTGGCCGCTGGGGTGGGGCGGATCGGCATCGTGGAGATGGACCGGGTGGAGCTTTCCAACCTCCACCGCCAGGTGCTCTACACCACGGAGGATGTGGGCAAGCCCAAGGCCCTGGCCGCCAAGGAGCGCCTCTTAGCCCTGAATCCTCTGGTGCAGATCGACACCTACCCCGTGCGCCTCACCTCGGAAAACGCCCTGGAGATCCTAAAGCCTTACGACCTGGTGATCGATGCCTCCGACAACTTCCCCACCCGCTATTTGGTGAACGACGCCTGCGTGCTCCTGGGAAAACCCCTCGTCTACGGGGCTATCTACCAGTTTGATGGCCAGGCGGCGGTCTTTCACCACCTTACCCCCGAAGGGGAGATGGGCCCCTGCTACCGGTGCCTTTTCCCCAAGCCCCCTCCCCCGGGAAGCGTTCCCTCCTGCGCCGAGGCCGGAGTCTTCGGGGTGTTACCGGCGGTGGTGGGAAGCCTCATGGCCGCAGAGGCCCTCAAGGTGCTTTTGGGGATCGGGAAACCCCTGGCTGGGGCCCTGCTTCTCTACGACGCCTTAGAAGCCCAGTTCCGCAAGCTCTCCCTGCGCCGCAACCCCGCCTGCCCGGTCTGCGGGGACCACCCCACCCAGCGGGAACTCATAGACTACGAGGCCTTTTGCGGCCTTTGA
- a CDS encoding manganese catalase family protein, producing MFLRIDRLQIELPMPKEQDPNAAAAVQALLGGRFGEMSTLMNYMYQSFNFRGKKALKPYYDLIANIATEELGHIELVAATINSLLAKNPGKDLEEGVDPAATPLGFAKNARNAAHFIAGGANSLVMGAMGEHWHGEYVFSSGNLILDLLHNFFLEVAARTHKLRVYEMTDNPVAREMIGYLLVRGGVHAAAYGKALESLTGVEMTKMLPIPRIDNSKIPEAKKYMDLGFHRNLYRFSPSDYQDLGLIWSGPSPEDGSEVRVVDGPPEGGPVFDAGHDAAEFAPEFHPGELYEIAKKLYEKAK from the coding sequence ATGTTCCTGAGAATAGACCGCCTGCAGATCGAACTCCCCATGCCCAAGGAACAGGACCCCAACGCCGCCGCCGCGGTACAGGCCCTACTGGGCGGGCGCTTTGGGGAAATGTCCACCTTGATGAACTACATGTACCAGTCCTTCAACTTCCGGGGGAAGAAGGCCCTTAAGCCCTACTACGACCTCATCGCCAACATCGCCACCGAGGAGCTGGGCCACATCGAGCTGGTGGCCGCCACCATCAACAGCCTCTTGGCCAAGAACCCGGGGAAGGACCTCGAGGAAGGTGTGGACCCCGCGGCTACCCCCCTGGGCTTCGCCAAGAATGCCCGCAACGCCGCTCACTTCATCGCCGGCGGGGCCAACAGCCTGGTGATGGGAGCCATGGGGGAGCACTGGCACGGGGAGTACGTGTTCTCCAGCGGCAACCTTATCCTGGACCTTCTCCATAACTTCTTCCTGGAGGTAGCTGCCCGCACCCACAAGCTCCGGGTTTACGAGATGACGGATAACCCCGTGGCCCGCGAGATGATCGGCTACCTCCTGGTGCGAGGCGGGGTGCATGCCGCTGCCTACGGCAAGGCCTTAGAAAGCCTCACCGGGGTGGAGATGACCAAGATGCTCCCCATCCCCCGCATCGATAACAGCAAGATCCCCGAAGCCAAAAAGTACATGGATCTGGGCTTCCACAGGAACTTGTACCGCTTCAGCCCTTCCGACTACCAGGACCTGGGGCTCATCTGGTCCGGCCCCTCCCCGGAGGACGGTAGCGAGGTAAGGGTGGTGGACGGCCCCCCCGAAGGCGGACCCGTCTTTGACGCGGGCCACGACGCCGCCGAGTTTGCTCCCGAGTTCCACCCGGGCGAGCTCTACGAGATCGCCAAGAAGCTTTACGAGAAGGCCAAGTAA
- a CDS encoding LysR family transcriptional regulator — protein sequence MTLEQMRYLVALVEEGSFTRAAERVYLTQPALSVQIRKLEEELGVKLFDRRQGKPTEVGQRVAAQARRVLEEVARVRAIARGEEGVFQGPFRVGVIPTLAPYLLPRLLPRLLERYPGLEVSVREELTPAILQGLVEGRLDAGLVGTEERAPGVQSLPLFSEEFLAYISPGHPLYAKASLHPLEIPLEDTWILSEGHCFRDQVLSVCRPSLERRRVEFQSGDLETLILLVEEVGGLTLLPEVALWTLPRAKRIHLRPLSPPGAGRTVYLLLREGSLKAPVARALGEEAKGVFQELRLKG from the coding sequence ATGACCCTGGAACAGATGCGCTACCTGGTAGCCTTGGTGGAGGAAGGGAGCTTTACCCGGGCGGCCGAGCGGGTCTACCTCACCCAGCCTGCCCTCAGCGTGCAGATCCGCAAGCTGGAGGAGGAGCTTGGGGTTAAGCTCTTTGACCGCAGGCAGGGGAAGCCCACGGAGGTGGGGCAGAGGGTGGCGGCCCAAGCCCGCCGGGTGCTGGAGGAGGTGGCCAGGGTCAGGGCCATTGCCCGGGGGGAGGAGGGGGTCTTCCAGGGTCCCTTCCGCGTGGGGGTCATCCCCACCCTGGCCCCTTATCTTCTGCCAAGGCTTTTGCCCCGGTTGCTGGAAAGGTATCCGGGCCTCGAGGTTTCGGTGCGGGAGGAGCTTACCCCAGCTATCCTTCAGGGGCTGGTGGAGGGCCGGTTGGATGCGGGGTTGGTGGGTACGGAGGAGCGGGCACCGGGGGTGCAGAGCCTTCCCCTTTTCTCCGAGGAGTTTCTGGCCTACATCTCCCCGGGGCACCCCCTTTATGCCAAGGCGAGCCTTCATCCCTTGGAGATCCCCCTTGAGGACACCTGGATCCTTTCGGAAGGCCACTGTTTCCGGGACCAGGTCCTTTCCGTCTGCCGTCCCAGCTTGGAAAGACGGAGGGTGGAGTTCCAAAGCGGGGATCTGGAAACCCTGATCCTTTTGGTGGAGGAGGTGGGGGGGCTTACCCTTCTGCCCGAGGTGGCCCTATGGACCCTTCCCCGGGCCAAGCGCATCCACCTAAGGCCCTTGAGCCCCCCAGGGGCGGGGCGGACCGTCTATCTTCTTTTGCGGGAGGGAAGCCTCAAGGCACCTGTGGCCCGGGCCCTTGGGGAAGAGGCCAAGGGGGTTTTCCAAGAGCTACGGTTAAAGGGCTAG
- a CDS encoding citrate synthase/methylcitrate synthase codes for MEVARGLEGVLFTESRMCFIDGEAGRLYYYGIPIQELAEKSTFEETTFLLLHGRLPKREELEAFKKELAKRRALPEPLLESFRRYPLSAHPMSFLRTAVSELGMLDPTEGDISQEALYQKGLDLIAKFATIVAANKRLREGKEPLAPREDLSHAANFLYMANGVEPSKEQERLMDAALILHAEHGFNASTFTAIAAFSTETDLYSAITAAVASLKGPRHGGANEAVMKMIREIGTPERAREWVREKLAKKERIMGMGHRVYKAFDPRAGVLEKLARIVAETHGHSTEYQILKIVEEEAGKVLNPRGIYPNVDFYSGVVYSDLGFGLEFFTPIFAVARISGWVGHILEYKALDNRLLRPDAKYTGELDVPYVPLEARA; via the coding sequence ATGGAAGTGGCAAGGGGTTTGGAAGGCGTGCTCTTTACGGAAAGCCGGATGTGCTTCATCGACGGGGAGGCGGGCCGCCTCTACTACTACGGGATCCCCATCCAGGAGCTGGCGGAGAAGAGCACCTTTGAGGAAACCACCTTTCTCCTGCTACATGGGAGACTTCCCAAACGGGAGGAGCTCGAGGCGTTCAAAAAGGAGCTGGCCAAGCGAAGGGCCTTGCCTGAGCCCCTCCTGGAGTCCTTCCGCCGCTATCCCCTCTCGGCCCATCCCATGAGCTTCCTGCGCACGGCGGTTTCCGAGCTGGGGATGCTGGATCCCACCGAGGGGGACATCTCCCAAGAGGCCCTCTACCAAAAGGGGCTGGACCTCATTGCCAAGTTCGCCACCATTGTGGCCGCCAACAAGCGCCTGAGGGAAGGGAAGGAGCCCCTGGCTCCCCGGGAAGACCTCTCCCACGCCGCCAACTTTTTGTACATGGCTAACGGGGTGGAACCCTCCAAGGAGCAGGAGCGCCTCATGGATGCTGCTCTTATCCTGCACGCCGAGCACGGCTTCAACGCCAGTACCTTTACCGCCATCGCTGCTTTTTCCACGGAGACCGACCTCTACTCTGCCATCACCGCCGCCGTGGCCTCCCTCAAGGGGCCCAGGCACGGAGGAGCCAATGAGGCGGTGATGAAGATGATCCGGGAGATCGGCACCCCCGAAAGGGCGCGGGAGTGGGTGCGGGAGAAGCTGGCCAAGAAGGAGCGCATCATGGGTATGGGCCACCGGGTCTACAAGGCCTTTGACCCAAGGGCTGGGGTACTAGAAAAACTGGCCCGCATCGTGGCGGAAACCCATGGGCATTCCACCGAGTACCAGATTCTGAAGATCGTGGAGGAGGAGGCGGGCAAGGTCTTGAACCCCAGGGGCATCTACCCCAACGTGGACTTCTACTCCGGGGTGGTTTACTCCGACCTGGGGTTTGGCCTGGAGTTCTTCACCCCTATTTTTGCCGTGGCCCGTATCTCCGGTTGGGTGGGACACATCCTGGAGTACAAGGCCCTGGATAACCGCCTCCTCAGGCCGGATGCCAAGTATACCGGCGAGCTGGACGTGCCCTACGTGCCCCTCGAGGCCCGGGCTTAG
- a CDS encoding RDD family protein — protein sequence MVIASPWRRLVASLIDGLILVPLSFLLMTLAGINPLAQTTTFVQDLLFNWIPSWAYYVIFTALYGATPGKMALGLKVVRTDGQPVDWLTAFMREVVGKTLSTLPLLLGYLWAFFHPKRQAWHDLIADTLVVRSGPASARSEEGAP from the coding sequence ATGGTGATCGCTAGCCCCTGGCGCAGGCTCGTGGCCTCCCTTATCGACGGTCTCATCCTGGTTCCCCTGAGCTTCCTCCTGATGACCCTGGCCGGGATAAACCCCCTGGCGCAAACCACCACCTTCGTCCAGGACCTCCTCTTCAACTGGATACCCAGCTGGGCCTACTACGTGATCTTCACCGCATTGTATGGGGCAACCCCGGGAAAAATGGCCCTGGGCCTCAAGGTGGTCCGCACGGACGGCCAGCCTGTGGACTGGCTCACCGCCTTTATGCGGGAGGTGGTAGGCAAGACCCTTTCCACCCTGCCCCTCCTCCTTGGCTACCTCTGGGCTTTCTTCCACCCTAAGCGCCAGGCCTGGCATGACCTCATCGCCGACACCCTGGTGGTGCGCTCAGGCCCAGCCAGTGCCAGATCCGAAGAGGGAGCCCCGTAA
- a CDS encoding acyltransferase, which yields MPWLLPRGIAPLHEKALDRFIGALVEKLSDPSVDRNALVREELARLLYGRPYEELLELNPLAAMGLDPEGITFEAEYYAATDQEKFQKVKPLLWFWKVLDLTPIGQSVHSGVAIRRALAPFIFKRVGKNPKFFQNVEFSVGYNLELGDDVVVHRYVLLDDIGGIKIGDRTSLSDYVNVYSHTHHVLASPDVTLKETIIGSGVRITYHATILAGVRIGDDAMVGTGAIVTKDVPPHAIALGIPARPVRYKVRHDCPYCRKGEPHPSDLIPRAPDRKGNPDFPDFLPPGFGTREA from the coding sequence ATGCCCTGGCTCCTTCCTCGAGGTATCGCTCCCCTTCACGAGAAGGCCCTAGATCGCTTCATCGGGGCTCTGGTGGAAAAGCTCTCGGATCCCAGTGTGGACCGGAACGCCCTCGTGAGAGAAGAGCTCGCCCGCCTCCTCTACGGCCGGCCCTATGAGGAACTCCTGGAGCTAAACCCCCTGGCCGCCATGGGGCTAGACCCCGAGGGCATCACCTTTGAGGCGGAGTACTATGCCGCCACCGACCAGGAGAAGTTCCAAAAGGTTAAACCCCTCCTTTGGTTCTGGAAGGTTCTAGACCTCACCCCCATCGGCCAGTCCGTGCACTCCGGGGTGGCCATCCGCCGGGCCTTAGCCCCCTTCATCTTCAAGCGGGTGGGGAAAAACCCCAAGTTCTTCCAAAACGTGGAGTTTTCCGTGGGGTACAACCTGGAGCTAGGCGACGACGTGGTGGTCCACCGCTACGTGCTCCTGGACGACATCGGGGGCATAAAAATCGGGGACCGCACCTCGCTTTCCGACTACGTGAACGTCTACAGCCACACCCACCACGTCCTGGCTTCCCCCGACGTCACCCTCAAGGAAACCATCATTGGCAGCGGGGTGCGCATCACCTACCACGCCACCATCCTGGCCGGGGTACGCATCGGGGACGACGCCATGGTGGGCACAGGGGCCATCGTCACCAAGGATGTACCGCCCCACGCCATCGCCCTGGGAATCCCGGCCCGCCCCGTGCGCTACAAGGTCCGCCATGACTGCCCCTACTGCCGCAAGGGGGAACCCCACCCCTCGGACCTCATCCCCAGGGCTCCCGACCGCAAGGGCAACCCCGACTTCCCCGACTTCCTGCCCCCTGGATTCGGAACCCGGGAGGCCTAG
- the era gene encoding GTPase Era — MEKKETTYSGFVAIVGKPNVGKSTLLNNLLGVKVAPISPKPQTTRKRLRGILTEGRRQIVFVDTPGLHKPMDALGQFMDQEVYEALSDVNAVVWVVDLRHPPTPEDELVAKALRPLVGKVPILLVGNKLDAAKYPEEALKAYHALLPEAEARMLSALDERQVAQLKAELFALLPEGPFFYPENFAKSDQDFGEWVAEIIREEAMKRLWHEVPYAVAVKTEEVAERENGVLYIKATLYVERPSQKAIVIGEGGRKIKEIGQAARKQLEIFLNRQIYLDLEVKVYPNWRKDPEALRELGYRSPIG, encoded by the coding sequence ATGGAGAAGAAAGAGACAACCTACTCCGGGTTCGTGGCCATCGTGGGCAAGCCCAACGTGGGCAAGTCCACCCTCCTCAACAACCTCCTGGGGGTGAAAGTGGCTCCCATCAGCCCCAAACCCCAAACCACCCGCAAGCGCCTCCGGGGCATTCTCACAGAGGGCCGCCGCCAAATTGTGTTCGTGGATACCCCGGGCCTGCACAAACCCATGGACGCCCTGGGGCAGTTCATGGATCAGGAGGTCTACGAAGCCCTTTCCGACGTAAACGCCGTGGTGTGGGTGGTGGACCTCCGCCACCCCCCTACCCCGGAAGACGAACTGGTAGCCAAGGCCCTAAGGCCCTTGGTGGGCAAGGTACCCATCCTCCTCGTGGGCAACAAGCTGGATGCTGCCAAATACCCCGAGGAAGCCCTCAAGGCCTACCATGCCCTCCTCCCCGAGGCCGAGGCCAGGATGCTTTCCGCCTTGGACGAACGCCAGGTGGCCCAGCTTAAAGCCGAGCTCTTTGCCCTCCTACCCGAAGGACCCTTTTTCTACCCCGAGAACTTCGCCAAAAGCGACCAGGACTTCGGGGAATGGGTGGCGGAGATCATTCGGGAGGAGGCCATGAAGCGCCTCTGGCACGAGGTGCCCTACGCGGTGGCGGTGAAGACCGAGGAGGTGGCGGAAAGGGAAAACGGCGTGCTCTACATTAAGGCTACTCTCTACGTGGAGCGCCCCTCGCAAAAGGCCATCGTCATCGGGGAAGGGGGCAGAAAGATCAAGGAGATTGGCCAAGCCGCCAGGAAACAACTGGAGATCTTCCTGAACCGGCAGATATACTTGGACCTCGAGGTCAAGGTCTATCCCAACTGGCGCAAGGACCCCGAGGCCTTGAGGGAACTGGGCTACCGATCCCCCATAGGGTGA
- a CDS encoding class I SAM-dependent rRNA methyltransferase gives MLRVVVKPGKERKVRNFYPNLYRDELEEMPKQAGVAEAVAADGSFLAVGYLDPGSRIPFRAYRFDPGPLDRAFFLARFERALRKREGMGQSYRLVHGEADGLPGLVVDRFGEVLVLQVRTRGMEALREVWFPALLEAVGPKGVYERSDVEARRQEGLPERVGVVYGEVPEVLAVEEDGLIFPIPLALAQKTGFYLDQRENRRLFEGMVRPGERVLDVFSYVGGFALRAARKGAYALAVDKDLEALAILDQVALRMGLKVDIRHGEALEVLRGLQGLFDHILLDPPTLVKRPEEIPPMKRHLVDLLREALRLLAPGGYLWLSTCSYYLKAEDLLEVARRAAADRGMRLRVHALTYQPRDHPWSLHVPESLYLKTLILQEDAL, from the coding sequence GTGCTGAGGGTGGTGGTCAAGCCGGGAAAGGAAAGGAAAGTCCGCAACTTTTATCCCAACCTCTACCGGGACGAGCTGGAGGAGATGCCCAAGCAGGCCGGGGTGGCGGAGGCGGTGGCCGCCGATGGCAGTTTTTTGGCGGTGGGCTACCTGGACCCGGGCTCCCGCATCCCGTTCCGGGCTTATCGCTTTGACCCTGGCCCTTTGGATCGGGCCTTTTTTCTGGCTCGCTTTGAGCGGGCCTTGCGCAAGAGGGAGGGGATGGGCCAAAGCTACCGCCTGGTGCATGGAGAGGCGGATGGCCTCCCCGGCCTAGTGGTGGACCGGTTTGGAGAGGTTCTGGTTCTCCAAGTGCGCACCCGGGGGATGGAGGCTTTAAGGGAGGTTTGGTTTCCCGCCCTCCTAGAGGCAGTGGGCCCCAAGGGGGTTTACGAGCGGAGCGACGTGGAGGCCAGGAGGCAGGAAGGGCTTCCCGAGAGGGTGGGGGTGGTCTACGGGGAGGTGCCCGAGGTTTTGGCGGTGGAGGAGGATGGCCTGATTTTCCCCATCCCCTTGGCCCTGGCCCAGAAGACGGGGTTTTACCTGGACCAGCGGGAGAACCGCCGCCTCTTTGAGGGCATGGTGCGCCCTGGGGAAAGGGTCTTGGATGTCTTTAGCTATGTGGGGGGCTTTGCCTTGAGGGCCGCACGGAAAGGAGCCTACGCTTTGGCGGTGGACAAGGACCTCGAGGCCCTGGCCATCCTGGACCAGGTGGCCTTGAGGATGGGCCTTAAGGTGGACATCCGCCACGGGGAGGCCTTGGAGGTGCTTAGAGGCCTTCAAGGGCTTTTCGATCACATCCTCCTGGACCCCCCTACCCTGGTGAAGCGCCCGGAGGAGATTCCCCCCATGAAGCGCCACCTGGTGGACCTTCTGCGGGAGGCCTTGCGCCTTCTCGCTCCTGGGGGGTACCTCTGGCTTTCCACCTGCAGCTATTACCTCAAGGCGGAGGACCTTCTGGAAGTGGCCCGGCGGGCGGCCGCCGACCGGGGAATGCGCCTTAGGGTGCATGCCCTCACCTACCAACCCCGGGACCATCCCTGGAGTTTGCACGTGCCGGAAAGCCTTTACCTCAAGACCCTGATCCTTCAGGAGGATGCCCTGTAG
- the sppA gene encoding signal peptide peptidase SppA, producing the protein MNRKRWLALLLFVAVALLVVGLGRLIQSRETGHPWREATLYGRGEKVVLLEVVGSIPMGKDLEDLLAKIRQAREDQDIRAAVLFVDSPGGSVTETEAIHRALKDLAREKPLVAAFGTVAASGGYYVATAAREIFTPATAITGSIGVIATLPQVQGLLAKLGVQVEVLKEGRLKDMGSGLRPLTPEERTLIQGYMREAYELFVARVAEGRHLPKDKVRQLADGRIYSGTQAIALGLADREGYLEDAAKRAAELAGLEEFRLVRYVKPKGLLDGLLGEGFPLGLSSETEQLVSLLGQNRFRLEYRYLGGGLW; encoded by the coding sequence ATGAACCGAAAGCGCTGGCTAGCCCTTCTCCTCTTTGTAGCAGTAGCCCTTCTCGTGGTGGGCCTAGGGCGCCTCATCCAGTCCCGGGAAACCGGCCACCCCTGGCGGGAAGCCACCCTGTATGGCCGGGGCGAAAAAGTAGTCCTCCTGGAGGTGGTGGGCAGCATCCCCATGGGGAAGGACCTCGAGGACCTCCTCGCCAAAATCCGCCAGGCCCGGGAGGACCAGGACATCCGGGCCGCGGTCCTCTTCGTGGATAGCCCTGGGGGTAGCGTCACGGAAACCGAGGCCATCCACCGCGCCCTGAAGGACTTGGCCCGGGAAAAGCCCCTGGTGGCTGCCTTCGGCACCGTGGCCGCCAGCGGCGGCTACTACGTGGCCACCGCTGCCCGCGAGATCTTCACCCCGGCCACCGCCATCACCGGCTCCATCGGGGTCATCGCCACCCTTCCCCAGGTCCAAGGTTTACTGGCCAAACTGGGCGTTCAAGTGGAGGTCCTCAAGGAAGGCCGGCTCAAGGATATGGGCTCCGGCCTCCGGCCCCTCACCCCGGAGGAGCGAACCCTCATCCAGGGCTACATGCGCGAGGCGTACGAGCTTTTCGTGGCCAGGGTTGCGGAGGGAAGGCACCTTCCTAAGGACAAAGTGCGGCAACTGGCCGATGGCCGCATCTACTCGGGAACCCAGGCCATCGCCCTCGGGCTTGCAGACCGGGAAGGCTACCTGGAAGACGCCGCTAAGCGCGCCGCGGAGCTGGCCGGCCTGGAGGAGTTTCGCCTGGTGCGCTATGTGAAACCTAAAGGCCTGCTGGACGGACTTCTGGGCGAGGGGTTTCCCCTGGGCCTTTCCTCGGAAACCGAGCAGCTAGTTTCCCTGCTCGGCCAGAACCGGTTTCGCCTCGAGTACCGCTACCTGGGAGGAGGGTTATGGTGA
- a CDS encoding branched-chain amino acid transaminase, with amino-acid sequence MVKPEAKGGDVHIKAGLIWMNGAFVPQEEAKTSVLSHALHYGTSVFEGIRAYETPKGAAIFRLKEHVRRFFNSAKVLRMEIPFTPEEIEEAIKEVVRRNGYKSCYIRPLAWMGAKALGVNPLPNNPAEVMVAAWEWGAYLGEEAVRKGAKLITSSWARFPANVMPGKAKVGGNYVNSALAKMEAVAAGADEALLLDEEGYVAEGSGENLFFVRDGVIYALEHSVNLEGITRDSVIRIAKDLGYEVQVVRATRDQLYMADEVFMTGTAAEVTPVSMIDWRPIGSGTAGPITLRLREVYLEAARGLRPEYEGWLTYVTS; translated from the coding sequence ATGGTGAAGCCCGAGGCTAAAGGTGGGGATGTTCATATCAAAGCCGGTCTCATTTGGATGAATGGCGCCTTCGTTCCCCAGGAGGAGGCCAAGACCAGCGTCCTAAGCCATGCCCTTCACTACGGGACCAGCGTCTTTGAGGGTATACGGGCCTACGAAACCCCTAAGGGCGCGGCCATCTTCCGTCTAAAGGAGCACGTGCGGCGCTTTTTCAACTCCGCCAAGGTCCTGCGCATGGAGATCCCTTTCACCCCGGAGGAGATCGAGGAGGCCATCAAGGAGGTGGTGCGGCGAAACGGCTACAAAAGCTGCTACATCCGCCCCCTGGCTTGGATGGGGGCCAAGGCCTTGGGGGTGAACCCCCTGCCCAACAACCCCGCCGAGGTGATGGTGGCCGCCTGGGAGTGGGGAGCCTATCTTGGGGAGGAGGCGGTGCGCAAGGGGGCTAAGCTCATCACCAGCTCCTGGGCTCGCTTCCCCGCCAACGTGATGCCGGGCAAGGCCAAGGTGGGAGGGAACTACGTGAACTCGGCCCTGGCCAAGATGGAGGCGGTGGCGGCCGGCGCCGATGAGGCGCTCCTTTTGGACGAGGAGGGGTATGTGGCCGAGGGCAGCGGGGAGAACCTCTTCTTCGTGCGGGACGGGGTGATCTATGCCCTCGAGCACTCGGTGAACCTGGAGGGGATCACCCGGGATTCCGTGATCCGCATCGCCAAGGACCTGGGGTACGAGGTCCAGGTGGTGCGGGCCACCCGGGACCAGCTCTACATGGCCGACGAGGTCTTCATGACCGGCACCGCCGCCGAGGTGACGCCGGTTTCCATGATCGACTGGCGGCCCATCGGCTCGGGTACCGCCGGGCCCATCACCCTGAGGCTACGGGAGGTCTACCTGGAGGCCGCCAGGGGCTTGCGGCCCGAGTACGAGGGTTGGCTTACCTACGTCACTTCCTAA